One part of the Sorangiineae bacterium MSr11954 genome encodes these proteins:
- a CDS encoding ribosome-binding factor A, producing MQDLILEELRGLLRDDISDPTLQGVWITALVLSVDYRHARVHFALRTTEEDARARRISVERALARAIPFLRARLADAIDIKRVPDLRFVFDAAAIPPDEEKDGKEEKEGRDEP from the coding sequence TTGCAGGATTTGATTTTGGAGGAGCTCCGCGGGCTCCTTCGTGACGACATTTCCGATCCCACGCTTCAAGGCGTGTGGATTACCGCCCTGGTGTTGTCGGTCGACTACCGACACGCTCGGGTTCACTTTGCGCTGCGCACGACAGAAGAAGACGCTCGCGCGAGGCGCATCTCCGTCGAGCGCGCGCTCGCACGGGCCATCCCATTTTTGCGCGCCCGGCTCGCCGACGCCATCGACATCAAGCGCGTACCCGATCTGCGCTTCGTGTTCGATGCGGCGGCGATTCCTCCGGACGAGGAAAAAGACGGAAAAGAAGAAAAAGAAGGACGCGACGAACCGTGA
- a CDS encoding RNA polymerase sigma factor — translation MNDSDADDLCQEVFVIVFRKIQDFEQKSSLRTWLYGIAVRVALAHRRKAQTQRELPTATLPEVETNDGPHDRFAEREARKWLDMALDTLDEKKRAVFVLYEIEQLSMNEVAQALECPLQTAYSRLHAAREQVEAFFRQTTKGQVE, via the coding sequence TTGAACGACTCCGACGCGGACGATCTTTGCCAAGAGGTTTTCGTGATCGTCTTTCGCAAGATTCAAGATTTCGAACAAAAGTCGTCGCTGCGGACCTGGCTCTATGGGATCGCAGTCCGTGTGGCGCTCGCCCACCGGAGGAAGGCGCAGACGCAACGTGAGCTTCCGACCGCAACGCTCCCCGAGGTCGAGACCAACGACGGCCCCCACGATCGATTCGCCGAGCGCGAAGCCCGCAAGTGGCTCGACATGGCGCTCGACACCCTCGACGAAAAAAAACGCGCCGTCTTCGTCCTGTATGAGATCGAGCAGCTGTCCATGAACGAGGTGGCGCAAGCGCTGGAGTGTCCGCTCCAGACGGCTTATTCGCGCCTGCACGCCGCACGCGAACAGGTCGAAGCTTTCTTTCGACAGACGACGAAAGGACAAGTCGAGTGA
- a CDS encoding aldo/keto reductase, translating into MNQDVSTATLNLRSGGAIPQIGLGVWQMSPHVTRGAVLNALHAGYRHIDTARIYGNEAEVGAAVRESGIPREEIFVTTKLWNEDQGYESARRAFDTSLRKLGLDYVDLYLIHWPVKEKRRESWRALEKIHADGLARSIGVSNFLVNHLEELLGDAKERPEVNQIEIHPFLQQRDTRALCAKYGIVVEAYSPLVRGKRHDNPVLRRAAKRVGKTPAQVLLRWGIQHGLVIIPKSADPGRQKQNAELFDFSLDAEAMSAIDALEQGQATGWDPRDQP; encoded by the coding sequence ATGAACCAGGATGTGTCGACTGCGACGTTGAACCTCCGATCGGGCGGGGCCATTCCGCAGATCGGGCTCGGTGTGTGGCAGATGTCGCCACACGTCACGCGAGGTGCCGTCCTCAACGCGCTTCACGCCGGCTATCGTCACATCGACACCGCACGCATCTACGGCAATGAGGCCGAGGTCGGCGCCGCCGTGCGCGAAAGCGGAATACCCCGCGAAGAAATCTTCGTTACCACCAAGCTCTGGAACGAAGACCAGGGGTACGAGTCCGCGCGCCGCGCCTTCGATACGAGCCTTCGCAAGCTCGGCCTCGACTACGTGGATCTTTATCTCATTCACTGGCCCGTCAAAGAAAAGCGGCGCGAGTCCTGGCGCGCGCTGGAGAAGATCCACGCCGACGGCCTCGCGCGCAGCATCGGCGTCAGCAACTTCCTGGTCAACCACCTCGAAGAGCTCTTGGGCGACGCCAAAGAGCGCCCGGAGGTGAATCAGATCGAGATCCACCCCTTCTTGCAGCAGCGCGACACGCGCGCGCTCTGCGCCAAATACGGCATCGTGGTCGAAGCCTACAGCCCCCTGGTCCGCGGAAAACGCCACGACAACCCTGTGCTCCGCCGGGCCGCCAAGCGCGTTGGCAAGACGCCCGCCCAGGTCCTCCTTCGATGGGGGATCCAGCACGGGCTGGTGATCATCCCCAAATCGGCCGACCCCGGGCGTCAAAAGCAGAACGCCGAGCTATTCGACTTTTCCCTCGACGCCGAGGCCATGTCCGCCATCGACGCCCTCGAGCAAGGCCAAGCCACCGGCTGGGATCCGCGCGATCAGCCGTAG
- a CDS encoding DUF1501 domain-containing protein: MMNTSRRSLLAQGLFGAGWLGLRALATGLPASFLLRAESARADEYAEPECAEAGQARFLVLSVSGDGDPINANAPGTYLDPGVIHPDPALAPKMAPTPFKLGQVETTAAQPWSTLPEWVRARTCFFHMATMTTIHPDIPKVLALMGATQGGEMLPSLLSRYLRSCLGTIQAAPASLVGATRPEYITFDGNVIPNMNPVALRDVLIHPQGALAQLTALRDKSMDKLHARLKAKGSASQRAFVDGLARSRNETRAISDKLVSDLTQVKDNDVAGQIIGAVVLIAMNVTPVVVIRIPFGEDNHADFNLLKESEQTISGVSHIATLMSTLQSYGLEDRVTFATLNVFGRTLKQLGAKGRNHWADHHVSVMIGKSIRAGVVGGIAPGSSQDYTAIPIGDVPVHETLGAFGKTLARAVGVPQQVLDASIGKGKVVASALA, encoded by the coding sequence ATGATGAATACCAGCCGTAGAAGTCTCTTGGCCCAGGGTCTCTTCGGGGCAGGTTGGCTCGGTTTACGTGCCCTGGCCACGGGCCTGCCTGCCTCTTTTCTGCTTCGAGCCGAATCAGCACGGGCGGATGAATACGCGGAGCCCGAGTGCGCCGAGGCGGGCCAAGCGCGGTTCCTCGTCCTCAGCGTGAGCGGCGACGGGGATCCCATCAACGCCAATGCTCCGGGGACGTACCTCGATCCCGGGGTGATCCATCCGGATCCGGCGCTCGCTCCCAAAATGGCGCCCACCCCGTTCAAGCTGGGGCAGGTCGAGACGACGGCCGCGCAGCCTTGGTCGACATTGCCCGAGTGGGTGCGCGCGCGCACGTGCTTCTTTCACATGGCCACCATGACCACGATTCACCCGGACATTCCCAAGGTGCTCGCGCTCATGGGGGCGACCCAAGGGGGCGAGATGCTGCCTTCGCTCCTTTCGCGGTACCTGCGGAGCTGCCTGGGCACCATCCAAGCGGCCCCCGCGTCCCTGGTGGGCGCGACCCGTCCCGAGTACATCACCTTCGACGGCAATGTCATTCCGAATATGAACCCCGTCGCGTTGCGCGACGTGCTCATTCATCCCCAAGGCGCGCTCGCGCAATTGACCGCGCTGCGCGACAAGAGCATGGACAAGCTGCACGCGCGGCTCAAAGCGAAAGGGTCGGCGTCGCAGCGGGCCTTCGTGGACGGCCTCGCCCGCTCGCGCAACGAGACGCGCGCCATCTCCGACAAGCTGGTGAGCGATCTGACGCAGGTGAAGGACAACGACGTGGCCGGTCAAATCATCGGGGCGGTGGTGTTGATCGCCATGAACGTGACCCCGGTGGTGGTGATTCGCATCCCCTTCGGGGAGGACAACCACGCGGACTTCAATTTACTGAAGGAGAGCGAGCAGACGATCTCCGGCGTCAGCCACATCGCTACATTGATGAGCACACTGCAAAGCTACGGGCTCGAAGATCGGGTCACCTTCGCCACCCTCAACGTGTTCGGGCGAACCTTGAAGCAATTGGGCGCCAAGGGCCGAAATCATTGGGCCGATCACCATGTCTCCGTGATGATTGGCAAATCGATTCGGGCCGGCGTCGTCGGCGGCATCGCGCCCGGCTCGTCGCAGGACTACACCGCGATCCCCATCGGGGACGTGCCGGTGCACGAGACCTTGGGCGCGTTCGGAAAAACATTGGCCCGCGCCGTGGGCGTACCGCAGCAGGTGCTCGACGCGAGCATCGGCAAAGGCAAAGTCGTGGCATCGGCCTTGGCTTGA
- a CDS encoding ATP-binding protein, which yields MRLRLRVALATVAAIVPIMTLIAWARLHERETLLAEDTGREALRRRAMMMRQDGPRPARLGLVFPVHVLLPVTLVAFGAVLLATGPIVRRVRRLTKEVNDSAKDDYRNTITVRGDDEIGELARAFVEAGDAIRTQMARQQRRERALRAFLENTTHDVMIPLTVLHGHLAAFRQRAEQGQLLDPASIVPAMNEAHYMASLVHNLALAAALEAGEPELRQDSVSLGEVVERVVGRHAPIARQRRIQLDHAIPEEPLRVRGDVTMIEQALSNIVSNAVRYNHDEGHVAVLLEARGAGRFVLRVTDDGPGISEEERARLVERHVRGDAARSREPQGRGLGLHIAFCVARAHGWDLRLSAPPEGGFQSEIDGFRET from the coding sequence ATGAGGCTGCGCCTCCGCGTCGCGCTGGCCACCGTCGCGGCCATCGTGCCCATCATGACGCTCATCGCGTGGGCGCGGCTGCACGAGCGCGAGACCTTGCTCGCGGAGGACACCGGGCGCGAGGCGTTGCGGCGCCGCGCCATGATGATGCGGCAGGACGGGCCGCGGCCGGCGCGCCTGGGGCTCGTGTTCCCGGTGCACGTTCTTTTGCCGGTCACCTTGGTGGCGTTCGGCGCGGTGCTGCTGGCCACGGGCCCCATCGTTCGAAGGGTGCGGCGGCTCACCAAAGAGGTAAACGACTCGGCCAAGGACGACTACCGCAACACCATCACCGTTCGCGGCGACGACGAGATAGGCGAGCTGGCGCGCGCCTTCGTGGAGGCGGGCGACGCGATCCGTACGCAGATGGCGCGGCAGCAGCGGCGCGAACGAGCGTTGCGCGCGTTCCTGGAGAACACGACGCACGACGTGATGATCCCCCTCACCGTGCTGCACGGCCATCTGGCGGCCTTTCGGCAGCGCGCCGAGCAGGGCCAGCTCCTCGACCCGGCGAGCATCGTGCCGGCGATGAACGAGGCGCACTACATGGCTTCGCTCGTTCACAACCTGGCCCTGGCCGCCGCGCTGGAGGCCGGTGAGCCCGAGCTCCGGCAGGATTCGGTGAGCCTCGGCGAGGTGGTCGAACGCGTCGTGGGCCGCCACGCGCCCATCGCGCGGCAGCGGCGCATCCAGCTCGATCACGCGATCCCCGAGGAGCCCCTGCGGGTGCGCGGCGATGTCACGATGATCGAGCAGGCGCTGAGCAACATCGTCTCCAACGCCGTCCGCTACAACCACGACGAAGGGCATGTGGCGGTGCTCCTCGAGGCCAGGGGCGCAGGCCGCTTCGTGCTGCGGGTGACGGACGATGGCCCCGGCATCTCCGAGGAGGAGCGCGCCCGTCTCGTCGAACGGCACGTCCGAGGAGACGCCGCGCGCTCCCGCGAGCCGCAAGGGCGCGGGTTGGGCTTGCACATCGCCTTCTGCGTCGCACGCGCGCACGGCTGGGATCTGCGCCTCTCCGCGCCGCCCGAGGGTGGATTTCAGAGCGAGATCGACGGCTTCAGAGAAACTTAA
- a CDS encoding M57 family metalloprotease encodes MRIKHRIVRGIPVLSGALLFGVFAVSSAGCAAEGSSGDSEATASTASSFEAWEKTVYREADTGIWIVNGDTPINDAGELRAFYEQHVQKGALIVDYRNGKDSAWSATRKLNLTYCVSKSSFGNNYDRVVKAMAAAGAAWTAVANVKFVHVSGQDGNCTSSNNNVLFNVRVGGSGFSGRAFFPNYGRRDREVLVGPTAAGGTNPGRPETLTGLLRHELGHTLGFRHEQTRPEAGTCFEDNNWRELTDYDSASVMHYPWCNGTNQGDLDITDLDAQGAAALYGSPR; translated from the coding sequence ATGCGTATCAAGCACCGTATCGTTCGCGGCATCCCCGTCCTCTCCGGCGCATTGTTGTTCGGCGTCTTCGCCGTTTCGTCCGCGGGTTGCGCAGCGGAGGGCTCGTCCGGCGACTCGGAGGCTACGGCCAGCACGGCCAGCTCGTTCGAGGCCTGGGAGAAGACCGTGTATCGCGAGGCCGATACCGGCATCTGGATCGTCAATGGCGATACACCGATCAACGACGCGGGCGAGCTGCGCGCGTTCTACGAGCAGCACGTGCAAAAAGGCGCGCTGATTGTCGACTACCGCAACGGCAAAGACTCCGCGTGGAGCGCCACGCGCAAGCTCAATCTCACCTATTGCGTGAGCAAGTCGTCCTTCGGCAACAATTACGATCGCGTCGTCAAGGCCATGGCGGCCGCGGGCGCCGCCTGGACCGCGGTGGCCAACGTGAAGTTCGTGCACGTCTCTGGGCAAGACGGCAATTGTACGTCGAGCAACAACAATGTGCTCTTCAACGTGCGCGTGGGCGGCTCGGGTTTCTCGGGGCGCGCCTTCTTCCCCAACTACGGGCGCCGCGATCGCGAGGTGCTCGTTGGACCCACGGCGGCCGGCGGTACCAACCCGGGAAGGCCGGAGACCCTGACGGGGCTCCTTCGCCACGAGCTCGGTCACACGCTCGGCTTCCGTCACGAGCAGACGCGGCCCGAGGCTGGGACCTGCTTCGAGGACAACAACTGGCGCGAGCTGACGGATTACGACTCCGCCTCGGTCATGCACTATCCGTGGTGCAACGGGACCAACCAGGGCGATCTCGATATCACCGACCTCGACGCCCAAGGCGCCGCAGCCCTCTACGGCTCCCCGCGCTGA
- a CDS encoding RtcB family protein has translation MSRIVFEPERGQRVPVRIWARALGEATLRQLQHIASQPYVVEHVAAMADAHVAEGVAVGTVFATEHTVVPRALGGDLGCGMSAVRLGARSDSLDRRALERVITQLGKAIPTGDSTHRGRGVPVPDPLLAEPLSTRALEHTREALTRRHLGTLGGGNHFLELERDPEGYLWVLVHSGSRGLGAAIAAHHARAAEAVPPATDEASARGALAGLDTRTEHGAAYLRDLTWALAFARANRAALLARALDVLSDTSHASHGAGEPLVDIHHNFVARERWFGRELLVHRKGAVSVPSGTMALIPGSMGTASYIVEGLGHEAAFGSCSHGAGRVMSRKEARARIRAPAFARSMRRVVYPKHLEAGLVEEAPAAYRDIVEVLDDQGDLVRRVLRLEPVAVLKG, from the coding sequence GTGAGCCGCATCGTCTTCGAACCGGAACGGGGCCAACGCGTCCCGGTCCGGATCTGGGCGCGCGCGCTCGGCGAGGCCACATTGCGGCAGCTTCAGCACATCGCCTCGCAACCGTATGTGGTGGAGCACGTGGCCGCCATGGCCGACGCGCACGTGGCCGAAGGGGTGGCGGTGGGGACCGTCTTTGCGACGGAGCACACCGTCGTTCCGAGGGCGCTCGGCGGCGACTTGGGGTGCGGCATGTCCGCCGTTCGCCTGGGCGCGCGCTCCGATTCGCTCGACCGGCGCGCCCTCGAGCGGGTCATAACCCAGCTTGGAAAAGCCATTCCAACCGGCGATTCCACCCACCGCGGGCGCGGAGTTCCCGTCCCCGATCCGCTCCTCGCCGAGCCGCTCTCGACGCGCGCACTGGAGCACACCCGCGAGGCGCTCACCCGCCGCCACCTCGGCACCTTGGGCGGCGGCAATCATTTTCTCGAGCTGGAACGCGATCCGGAGGGATACCTCTGGGTGCTCGTGCACTCCGGATCGCGCGGTCTGGGTGCAGCCATCGCGGCGCACCACGCCCGCGCCGCCGAAGCCGTTCCACCTGCCACGGACGAGGCCTCCGCACGGGGCGCCCTCGCCGGTCTCGACACGCGAACGGAGCACGGCGCGGCGTACCTTCGCGATCTCACGTGGGCCCTCGCCTTTGCGCGCGCCAATCGCGCCGCGCTCCTCGCGAGGGCGCTCGACGTCCTCTCCGATACGAGCCACGCCTCGCACGGCGCCGGCGAGCCGCTCGTCGACATTCACCACAACTTCGTCGCGCGCGAGCGATGGTTCGGTCGCGAACTCCTCGTTCATCGAAAGGGCGCCGTTTCCGTTCCATCCGGCACGATGGCGCTCATCCCCGGATCGATGGGGACGGCGAGCTACATCGTGGAGGGCCTGGGGCACGAGGCCGCCTTTGGATCGTGCTCCCATGGCGCCGGGCGCGTCATGAGCCGCAAGGAAGCACGGGCGCGCATTCGTGCACCTGCGTTTGCGCGATCCATGCGGCGCGTCGTGTACCCGAAGCACCTCGAAGCTGGCTTGGTCGAGGAAGCGCCTGCGGCGTACCGCGATATCGTTGAAGTATTGGACGATCAGGGCGATTTGGTGCGCCGCGTCCTGAGGCTCGAACCGGTCGCCGTTCTCAAAGGATGA
- a CDS encoding DUF4142 domain-containing protein — translation MMHSLRNFGVGASLLVAALVACSSQGASGSDQTPLEGDNPSADNPVAGGSESACPHDEDGKSGCGQDGGTVTPPTICSEGQAAAILDALDMGEVNESTLVVDASIDAKVREFARLMVKDHGAHRDALKALVAKLNISIVTNGISKELTKDSERDVAASATLSATEIQSHYVNRQVLGHIRALGILEGLLHTHEHAELKAFVKETRTTVRHHLKMILDIQAKLVGSCGGSITGNEPGCDDAGNPLPPQQPPAPPTPQPSSPHPTH, via the coding sequence ATGATGCACTCGTTGCGTAACTTTGGTGTTGGAGCATCCCTCTTGGTCGCCGCGCTCGTCGCTTGCTCGTCACAGGGGGCGAGCGGCAGCGATCAAACCCCGCTGGAAGGCGACAACCCTTCGGCCGACAATCCCGTCGCGGGTGGCTCCGAATCCGCGTGTCCGCACGATGAAGATGGGAAGAGCGGATGCGGTCAGGATGGAGGAACGGTCACCCCACCCACCATCTGCTCCGAGGGCCAAGCGGCCGCCATTTTGGACGCGCTCGACATGGGGGAGGTGAACGAGTCCACCCTCGTGGTGGATGCATCGATCGACGCCAAAGTCCGCGAGTTCGCGCGCCTCATGGTGAAAGACCACGGAGCGCATCGCGACGCGCTCAAGGCTTTGGTCGCCAAGCTAAACATCAGCATCGTCACCAACGGTATTTCGAAGGAGCTCACCAAGGACTCGGAGCGTGACGTGGCTGCGTCGGCCACGCTCTCCGCGACCGAAATACAATCCCACTACGTGAACCGGCAGGTCCTGGGGCACATTCGCGCGCTCGGGATCCTCGAGGGGCTGTTGCACACGCACGAGCACGCCGAGCTCAAGGCGTTCGTCAAAGAGACGCGCACGACCGTTCGCCACCATCTGAAGATGATCCTCGATATCCAAGCCAAGCTGGTTGGCTCGTGTGGCGGCTCCATCACGGGAAATGAGCCAGGCTGCGACGACGCAGGAAACCCGCTACCGCCGCAGCAGCCACCGGCGCCCCCGACACCCCAACCGTCGTCGCCGCACCCGACGCACTAG
- a CDS encoding CHRD domain-containing protein, translating to MRALAFFVCTILFAGTARAAVTTYKATLDGSQPVPPNATPVTGTAVLQFDDEAKTLAGTIEYSGLSAPPAGVDLGIGACGSRGTVARPLPGPGATRTTVDTALDPAEIGALQTGNLHVSVRTAAYPDGEIRGQLYFPRTGKTCPSDAGPDAGPTADAAPPPSGGLDAGYDAAPPPGGEVGPTGDGGCSASGDEHSSRDAIAFGIVLAVASLAWRTRRHVAWRSNRDGAHSNV from the coding sequence ATGAGAGCACTCGCCTTCTTCGTTTGCACAATCCTCTTCGCCGGCACGGCGCGCGCGGCGGTCACCACCTACAAGGCCACCCTCGATGGATCGCAGCCGGTTCCCCCCAACGCGACCCCGGTCACGGGCACGGCGGTCTTGCAATTCGATGACGAGGCGAAGACCTTGGCCGGCACCATCGAGTACTCCGGGCTGAGCGCCCCGCCGGCGGGCGTGGATCTCGGCATCGGCGCCTGCGGAAGCCGCGGCACCGTCGCGCGGCCCCTGCCTGGACCTGGGGCCACACGAACGACCGTCGACACCGCGCTCGATCCGGCGGAGATCGGCGCGTTGCAAACCGGCAACCTCCACGTCAGCGTTCGCACCGCCGCGTACCCCGATGGCGAGATCCGCGGGCAATTGTACTTTCCGCGAACGGGTAAGACGTGCCCGAGCGACGCAGGCCCGGACGCAGGCCCCACCGCGGATGCCGCACCTCCGCCGAGCGGTGGCCTCGATGCGGGCTACGACGCAGCGCCTCCGCCGGGCGGCGAGGTCGGGCCCACGGGCGATGGCGGTTGTTCCGCCTCCGGCGATGAGCATTCGTCCCGCGACGCGATCGCCTTCGGCATCGTGCTCGCGGTGGCGAGCCTCGCGTGGCGCACCAGGCGCCATGTCGCGTGGCGTTCCAATCGCGACGGCGCTCACTCCAACGTATAA
- a CDS encoding carboxypeptidase regulatory-like domain-containing protein — protein MKSRKFAWGIWLGLIGILATFAVLRLRRGDTDQRAGEQDAPAATGNETPSASEAIDDSVLPRATLAGRVTDPAKRPIAGASVCAFAASERLATAETRQPRCVVADPEGRYRVSDLFAAKYRVSASAPQHQPAFWYDAAAGKGDLELKPGEARENVDIVLDAGGVQVRGRVKDISGGTIHAAIVTVSSSGGGNAVAESNAEGEWQVWVAPGNLQAAAMANGYADGTKEGIAPGQFIEIVLTPESVLQGKVVEAGTETPVAGARVSAGAGAGEGFFPMAAMPFGGPGMQDGATAVTDAEGRFRIARLSPGRYKPQATGAHRWGTARESVLLGVGETSSELVIEAHPALSVSGKVALSEKQACSEGVVSLADKTSLERRVGAIERDGQVRMEGVLPGKYEVDVRCSEGASEDKYEPVAVADKDVSGLVWKVAAGGAVRGVVVDSGGQPVASAHVLARPKGGDPRARTNWGSAATDKDGTFRMRGLTAGTYALEVRHPAYPSPKEPIEVKVDRDVDGLRITLPAGGIIEGTVMDNGGAPVAGMNVRAQGKSFEWNRTTTRDDGTFVLKGLSAGEYRVWAEQGFGERVRAPGTRDEDAQGTPATVRPGETARVKLVVESRKGRIRGRVVGEANEPLSDVFVDAERESEDPSSAEGSARRKMQWGRRATTVLAELDGSFTIDKLAPGTYTVRAYRKGGGESVLEKVRVGSEVTLTIRTAASIAGTVVGAGGKSPERFTVSARDIKTGFARQESFFRTHGAFALRELAAGKYQVSAEASEGRALAEITLAQSEKRQGVRLEFESNARVRGQVISLESGEPLAGMYVSASPTKGGPSGMAMMGDSDRKNITDTNGRFEIENCPAGRVFIFASPKDYRSSEYAFASVPATIEAGRTNEIPPVRVPRRRTKGFEVGGDLGFSIQQSAPGSDMEQARVTVSVVRPNGPAAKAGLVAGDEIVSVDGYSVAPPNMGLYHALSRVAEGTRVTFGLARGGSVVVQAEKPL, from the coding sequence ATGAAGTCCCGCAAATTCGCTTGGGGAATTTGGCTCGGGTTGATCGGCATTCTGGCCACGTTCGCGGTGCTGCGCCTCCGCCGCGGAGACACCGATCAGCGAGCTGGAGAGCAAGATGCGCCCGCGGCCACGGGCAACGAGACGCCCTCCGCGAGCGAAGCCATCGACGATAGCGTGCTGCCTCGCGCCACCCTCGCAGGTCGCGTGACCGATCCCGCGAAGCGACCCATCGCTGGCGCCTCCGTGTGCGCCTTCGCCGCGTCCGAGAGGTTGGCGACGGCCGAGACGCGCCAACCGCGATGTGTCGTGGCCGATCCCGAGGGGCGCTATCGGGTCAGCGATCTCTTTGCGGCGAAGTACCGGGTGAGCGCCTCGGCGCCGCAGCATCAACCCGCCTTTTGGTACGATGCCGCCGCGGGCAAGGGCGATTTGGAGTTGAAGCCCGGCGAGGCCCGCGAGAACGTCGATATCGTGCTCGACGCGGGCGGCGTGCAGGTGCGCGGCCGGGTCAAAGACATCAGCGGCGGCACCATCCACGCTGCGATTGTCACCGTATCCTCGTCGGGGGGCGGCAACGCGGTGGCCGAGAGCAACGCGGAGGGCGAGTGGCAGGTTTGGGTCGCGCCGGGCAATCTCCAAGCGGCCGCGATGGCCAATGGATATGCAGATGGAACGAAAGAGGGAATCGCGCCCGGGCAGTTCATCGAAATCGTGCTCACGCCGGAGTCGGTCCTTCAAGGAAAGGTCGTCGAAGCAGGGACCGAAACGCCCGTCGCCGGTGCGCGCGTTTCGGCCGGTGCTGGCGCGGGCGAGGGCTTTTTCCCGATGGCCGCCATGCCGTTTGGCGGTCCGGGCATGCAGGATGGCGCCACGGCGGTCACCGACGCCGAGGGGCGCTTTCGCATCGCGCGGCTCTCGCCCGGTCGCTACAAACCGCAAGCGACGGGCGCGCATCGCTGGGGCACCGCGCGTGAGAGCGTCCTGCTCGGCGTGGGCGAGACCTCGTCCGAGCTCGTCATCGAAGCGCACCCCGCCCTGTCGGTGAGCGGGAAGGTCGCGCTCTCGGAGAAGCAGGCGTGCTCCGAAGGCGTGGTGAGCTTGGCGGATAAAACGTCGCTCGAACGTCGGGTGGGCGCCATCGAGCGCGATGGGCAGGTGCGCATGGAGGGCGTGCTGCCCGGAAAATACGAGGTGGACGTCCGATGCTCCGAGGGCGCATCGGAGGACAAATACGAGCCGGTCGCGGTCGCCGACAAAGACGTCTCGGGGCTGGTGTGGAAGGTGGCCGCGGGTGGCGCGGTGCGCGGCGTGGTCGTCGACTCGGGCGGCCAACCCGTGGCGTCCGCGCACGTGCTCGCGCGGCCCAAAGGCGGCGATCCGCGCGCGCGCACGAACTGGGGAAGCGCCGCGACGGACAAGGACGGCACATTTCGGATGCGCGGGCTGACGGCCGGCACGTACGCCTTGGAGGTGCGCCACCCCGCGTACCCTTCGCCCAAGGAGCCCATCGAGGTGAAGGTCGACCGCGACGTGGACGGCCTGCGCATCACGTTGCCCGCCGGGGGCATCATCGAGGGCACGGTGATGGACAACGGCGGCGCGCCCGTCGCGGGGATGAACGTGCGGGCGCAGGGAAAGAGCTTCGAGTGGAACCGCACCACCACCCGCGACGACGGCACCTTCGTCCTCAAGGGTTTGTCCGCCGGGGAGTACCGCGTCTGGGCGGAGCAGGGCTTCGGCGAGCGTGTGCGCGCACCCGGAACGAGAGACGAAGACGCGCAAGGCACCCCGGCCACCGTGCGCCCCGGCGAGACCGCGCGCGTGAAGCTGGTGGTCGAGAGCCGAAAAGGCCGGATCCGAGGGCGCGTGGTGGGCGAGGCCAACGAGCCCCTGTCCGACGTGTTCGTCGACGCCGAGCGCGAGTCGGAGGACCCGAGCAGCGCCGAGGGCAGCGCGCGCCGCAAAATGCAATGGGGCCGGCGCGCTACCACGGTCCTCGCGGAGCTCGATGGGAGCTTTACCATCGACAAGCTGGCGCCGGGTACGTACACGGTCCGCGCGTACCGAAAGGGCGGCGGCGAGTCGGTGCTCGAGAAGGTGCGCGTCGGGAGCGAGGTCACCCTCACGATCCGCACGGCCGCGTCGATCGCCGGCACGGTGGTGGGCGCCGGAGGAAAATCGCCCGAGCGCTTTACGGTGTCGGCGCGGGACATCAAAACGGGATTTGCCCGTCAGGAGAGCTTCTTTCGCACCCATGGCGCCTTCGCGCTTCGCGAGCTGGCGGCCGGCAAATACCAAGTATCGGCCGAAGCCTCCGAGGGGCGCGCGCTGGCGGAGATCACCTTGGCGCAAAGTGAGAAACGGCAGGGCGTGCGCTTGGAGTTCGAATCCAACGCCCGCGTGCGCGGTCAGGTGATCTCGCTGGAGTCCGGGGAGCCTTTGGCGGGCATGTACGTCTCCGCATCGCCCACCAAGGGAGGTCCGAGCGGCATGGCCATGATGGGCGATTCGGATCGAAAGAACATCACCGACACCAATGGTCGATTCGAGATCGAGAACTGTCCGGCCGGGCGCGTCTTCATTTTTGCATCTCCGAAGGATTACCGATCGTCCGAATACGCGTTTGCCAGCGTGCCCGCGACCATCGAGGCGGGAAGAACCAACGAGATCCCACCCGTGCGCGTCCCGCGCCGCCGGACGAAGGGCTTCGAGGTGGGAGGCGATTTGGGCTTTTCGATCCAGCAGAGCGCGCCCGGCTCGGACATGGAGCAAGCGCGCGTGACGGTGAGCGTGGTGCGCCCCAATGGGCCCGCGGCCAAGGCGGGGCTGGTGGCAGGGGACGAGATCGTGTCCGTGGACGGCTACAGCGTCGCTCCGCCGAACATGGGCTTGTATCATGCTTTGAGCCGGGTCGCGGAGGGAACGCGTGTGACATTCGGGTTGGCCCGCGGCGGCTCCGTGGTCGTCCAAGCGGAGAAGCCTCTGTAG